GCTGTCACTTTAACAGACAACAGATTTGGAGAAACAGTCGGGTTTGTGGGGGCCGACTTTGACAATAACGACAGCGGCACTTCAGCGACAGAGTTTGGGTCAGGGTTTGATATCAGCCAGGCGGCCCATATCACTGAGATTCTTTGGAGCGGAACCTACGGACCCAGCCGTACCCGAACTCCCTTTACAGACAATTTCTCTGTGCGCCTGTTTACCCTCAATGGCGTTGATGACTTTGGTAGAGTGTTAACTTCTCCTCTGGCTACCCTAATAGGCGATATTAGCTACGTTATAGAGCCCGTTCAAATTTATAATTCCACTGACGTAGTGGATGTATATTTCTACACGCTGTCGCTGTCTACACCGTTTAGCCTGGGCTCGGGGGGCTACCTGCTGTCAATTATGAACGACACCAGTGCTGACCTCGACGACAACTGGGGTTGGACTCGAACCGACCAAGGCGGAGCACTATTTACATACGATCCTACAGAACCCTGGGAAATGCTGTCTGGAGGACTATATTTTGCAATTCAGGGTGAGACCAAAGACGACCCTCAGGCGGTGCCAACGCCAATGCTACTGCTAGGTCTGTTGGGTTTTGGGGTGACCGCTTGGCGTCAGCGCAAGCGTAGGGCCTGAGCAACTGCGGGCAAGCGTCAATAGTTGCCCGCAGATTTTGGTGGGCGATCGCCTCGATGAGACGCTGCTGAAGCTGGTCGATGAGCATTGACCGCTGGCAATGGTAGGCGATCGCCAGCCGCTACCCAAACGGAAACGGCTGCCAGGGAATTTATTCAGCCCAGAGGTTTATCATCGGGCCATCGGGTCGGCGGCGAGGGCGGCGATTGCAGCATCCAACGCCTGGCCAGGCTTGCCTGTTGGAGAAGTGATCGCAAGAAAGGTGCGCTATTGCCTCTGCAACACCGCACCTCAAGGTCATATTTCGAATGAATTTTTATGCTTGTTCCCAGAGTTCTCTAACGCCATTTTCAGGTAGCCAGGTGGCAATTTCCTGAATGCGCTCTTCGGATAGCTCTCTCTTAGTGGCGGTGAAAACGGCTTTTACAGCCTTCTTACGCTCGGCGTCTTTGTTGGTGGGGTCGCGTCGTAAACCACCCTCATTCGCTACCCGGAAGAAGAAGCGATCGGAGTCAATTTTGAAAATTCCCGGCCCCTGCCAAGGCGGACGCACCCGGCTCAAAAATCCAACGAGAGGGTTGCTGTCTTTCCACAGGTCAGTTACCTCCATTTGCAGGGCTTTTTCGTCGGTTGGCATGGCTTCTTCATGCAGTTCGTTAGCAACCCGATCGGCTGCTTCGGTAGTCATCAAGTCGCGCATGACGCGAAAAACAACTTCAGTAAAGTCTCTGGCATCGTAGGGCTCAGCGAAGCCCCCTTCAACCATCACATACTCTAAAAAAGACCGATCTTTATCGGCGATCGCCAACCTAGAATCTTCTGTTTCGGTCGGGTCAAGCCCTTGAATTTCTCTCTCTGTAGTTTTATCTACCATGCTTACTTCCTCTATTGATTTACATCAATCTTTCTTTCAGTAAAGGTTAAGCAACTTAAAACTATTGCACTTCCCTCAGGGGTTCAAGTTTGATTGGGTCATCAGATAGATATCGTGAGCAATGTTGGGCGATCGCCACCGGAGTCTCCCTGTTGGAAGACAAAGGGAGGACAGTAGGATGGTTGGAGAAAGATCCTCTCGCTTTGGAA
This sequence is a window from Leptolyngbya subtilissima AS-A7. Protein-coding genes within it:
- a CDS encoding DUF2267 domain-containing protein; the protein is MVDKTTEREIQGLDPTETEDSRLAIADKDRSFLEYVMVEGGFAEPYDARDFTEVVFRVMRDLMTTEAADRVANELHEEAMPTDEKALQMEVTDLWKDSNPLVGFLSRVRPPWQGPGIFKIDSDRFFFRVANEGGLRRDPTNKDAERKKAVKAVFTATKRELSEERIQEIATWLPENGVRELWEQA